In Serinicoccus marinus DSM 15273, the genomic stretch CCGGCACCGAGACCGCGCTGGTGATGCCGGGCACGACCTCCACGGAGAGCCCCATGGCCTCGCAAGCCGCACGCTCCTCGCCGCCGCGGCCCAGCACGTAGGGGTCCCCGCCCTTGAGGCGCACCACGCCCCGGCCCCGGAGCGCCTCCTCGACGAGGATCCGGTTGATCTCGTGCTGCGGCACCGGGTGGTGGTGCGGCGACTTGCCCACGTCGACGACGCGCGTGCTCTCCGGGAGGCGGGCGAGGAGGGCGCGGGGCACGAGCCGGTCGGTGACGACGACATCGGCGGCGGCCAGGAGCGTCGCGGCGCGGCGGGTGAGCAGCTGCTCGTCCCCGGGGCCGGCGCCGACGAGCGCGACCCAGCCGCCGTGCGGGCGGCGGCCCCGCAGGTTGACGACGCCGCTGGTCAGATGCTCCTCGAGCCCGGTGCGCACGGAGGCGGCGCGTGCCGGGTCGCCGCCGGCGTGGACCGCGATGCGCACCTCCCCGGTGGGGGTCGGCACGACGGCCCGGGCCGGGACCTGGGCGCTGCCGGCCGCGGCGTCACCGGCGTTGACGCAGAACGTCTGCGCCGCCTCCGCGTCCGCCGCGACGCGCCGGTCGGTGTCGGGGTCGCCGGTCGCGGTGTGCACGAGGAAGGCGCCGGCGAGGTCAGGGGCACCGGCATACCGGCGCGGGGTCCAGGTGATCTCCCCGCGCTCCGCCCACGCCGAGAGCTCGGGCGCCACCTGCGGCGCGACGACCTCGACCACGGCGCCCTCGGCGAGCAGGTCGCGCACGCGGCGCACGGTCACGGCTCCCCCGCCGATCACGACGACCCGGCGCCCGCCCAGCGACAGGCCGAGCAGGAAGGGACGGGCGACATAGGACCATCATGCACCGTTACCGAAACGGTCACCAAGTCTTGGGTATGCCTGTGGCCGCGCCGTCGGGCGGCGCCTGCCACCCCTCGGCCCGGCGCCCCGGTCGGCAACCCTAGCGCGGGACCCGGGCGAACTGGCGGGATTGCGCGACGAGGCGACCGGCGGAGTCCCACACCTCGCAGTCCTCCTCGAACATCCCGCCCGCCATGGTGCGGGTCGCGTGCCGCACCCGCAGCCAGCCGGGTGCCGGCACCGCGCGGACGTGCGCGGTGAGCTCCATGCTCGGCGCCCACCCCGTCCGGCCGAGGTCGAAGGTCACCGGGGGCAGCGCGTCGACGACGGTGAGCAGCGAGACCGGGTCCGGCTCGCGCCCCTCCTTCAGGCGGAACCACGCCTGCAGCGCGCCGCGACCACTCGGCTCACCCACCGCCCAGCCGGCGTAGGCCGGGTCGAAGAGCATCTCGAACCGGTCCATGAGCGGCGCGAACCGGCGCAGCTCCTCGGGTGCCATCGTGTTCGGCACGCACTCCTCGGGCGGGGGCAGGACGAGCTCGTCGGCGGTCGTAGCGACCTCGTCGGTGAGCCGGCAGAGGTCGCCGTAGGTCGCCAGCGCGGTGATCCGCACCTCCTCGCCCTGGACCAGGTCGGCCGCGACGGTGGTGGTGCTCCGGCCCTCGCGCACGGTGCGGGTCTGCACGGTCGCCGGACCGGCGACCGAGGCCGAGAGGTAGTACGCCGACATCGAGATCGGGTCCGGCTTCGTCGGGTTGGCTGACCGCAGGGCGTTGCCGATGACGGCCAGCAGATAGCCACCGTTGAGGCCGCCACCGACGGCCCACCCGTCGGTGAGGTCGGCGGCATACCCCCTGGGCCACCTCCGAGTCCTTCCAGCGCCCCGGCAACCGCTCCGTCCCGGCGACGCGCCCATCGCCGACGGCTCCAGCGTTCACGTGAACGCTGGAGCCGATCCGGACGGGCGTTTCGGCGGGACGAAACCCGCTACCCCTGCGCCGGCTCCGGGTCGATCGCACGCGAACTCACGATGGCGTCGCGGCGCGCAAGGCGGTGCGAACGCCGGATCTCCGCCTCCCGGAACCGCCGCCGCTCCTCCTCGGTCTGCGGCAGCAGCGGGGGGACCTGGCGCGAGCTGCCCTCCTCGTCGACCGCGACGAAGACGAGGTAGGCGCTCGCGACGTGGATCGGCGGGTCGGTGCGGTCCCACCGGTCGGCCATGAGCCGCACCCCGGCCTCCATCGAGCTCGTCCCCGCCCAGTTGACCTGGGAGTGCAGGTGCAGCACGTCGCCGACCTGGACCGGGGTGACGAAGACCATCTCGTCGATGGCCACGGTGACGGTCGGGCCACCGCTGTGACGTGCGGTGACGACGCCGGCGAGCGAGTCGGCCAGGCGCATGAGGACACCGCCGTGCACCGTCCCGAGGAGGTTGGTGTCGGTGGCACCCATGATCTGCGACAGGGTGAGCCGCGACTCCTCCGGCGCCTTGCCGGCAGGCGTCACGCGGTCCCGCCGAGCGCCTTGATGTGCTCCGGCAGCCGGACGTTGTCGCCATACATGAAGTGGTTCTGCATGTTCTCCGAGAAGCGGCTGGCCTCGGTGGTCAGGCCGACCGCCTCGGCGACCTGGCGCAGGAGCATGGGGGAGGCGCCGCAGCACACGCCGAGGTAGTTGATGCCGAGCGCGTAGGCCTCGGCGGCGAAGGCCCCGACCTCGTAGCGGTTGCAGGACAGCGGGTCCAGGGCGGTCGGGAAGGTGCGGCCGTGCGGCGAGGGCACCATCACGCCGTTGTCGTCGGTGAGGTTGAAGAAGGTGGGCTCGGCGTCGGTGGTCCGGTAGGGGACCGGCAGCGCAGCGACGTGGCAGCTCACGGCCTCCCGGATCTGCCGCAGCCACGGCAACATCGTGGCCGGGCCGCGGAAGCAATTCATGCCCACGACGTCGGCGCCGCCCTGCTCCAGCCGCTGGCACACCTCGACGATCCCGACGTCGTCGCGCATCTGCTCGCCGGCCATCGGCGCGACGGTGAGGACCACGGGGAGCCCGCTGGCCTTCGCGATCTCCAGCGCGGCCTGCGCCTCGCCCGCGTAGTAGAAGGTCTCGCCGACGATGAGGTCGGCGCCCTCCTCGACGGCCCACCCGACCATCTCCTCGAACATCGAGCGCACCTCGCGCTGGGCGTCGGGGTCGCTCGGGTCCCACAGGTTGCTGTTGGAGATGTTGCCGGCCACGAGGTTGCCGGGCAACTCGTCGGCCACGGACCGGGCGATCTGCAGGGCGGCCCGGTTGAGCGGCTCGAGCAGCTCCTCCTTGCCGATGACCCGCATCTTCTCGCGGTGGCCGTTGTAGGTGAACGCCTCGACGATGTCGCTGCCGGCGCGCTGGAAGTCACGGTGCAGCGCCCGCAGCGCGTCGGGGAACTCCAGGGCCACCTCGGGGACGAACTCCCCAGCGGTGAGGTAGCCGCGCCGCTCGAGCTCGAAGAGGAAGCCCTCGGCGCAGATCACCGGGCCCTCGTCGAGGCGCTCGACCAGGCCGGGTGCAGGAGTGGTGGTGGGGTCGTTGGGGGTATGCGTGTCGGTCATCCGTGCTCATCCCTCGCGAGCTCGTCGGGCACCGGGCCCGGGCAGGCCCTGCGGTCACGGCAGGTCTTCGGACTCGCGGGCTCGCCTCGTGCAAGGCACCTACCGGCGTCGCTTCCCAGGCACATCCGCCCAGTGCTTCGTGACGCGCTCGTTCCCACATACCGCTGCGGGGCAGTCCAGGACTCGCACCTGGTTCCCTCTTGCGACGACCCTCCGGAGGGCGTCGAACCGCGACGCGACGATGCTACTCCAGCGCCTGTCGTCGTCAGGTGCCGCCAGGGCCCTCGGTCCGGGCGTCGAGGACACCTGCCACCCCAGCCGCAAGGACCTGCTCGTCCGCCGTCATGAACGTCGCCCCCAGGGACTGGGCCTGGGCCAGCAGCAGGGCGGTCGAAGGGGTCACGGTGCCGGAGCGGGCTCGATCGGACCCCCAGGACCCACCGCTCCATCTCGGCGCGGTAGAGCGCGACGTCCTCGCCCGGCCGGACGAAGCCGAGGATCTCCACCAGGGTCCGTTCGGCCAGTAGCCGGTCCAGCTCGCCCGGGTCGTAGGCGCTCCCGAGCCGGCTCCACAGCACAAGGTGCTGGGCCGGGGCGACCGCCTTGACCGGGTCGATCTGCAGCAGGGTGAGCTCGCGCACGGTCTCCACGACGTCGCCGGGCCGCTGCGCCGTCAGCAGCTGGGCGCGGACGGCCACCGGCCGGGCGTCGCGCTTCAAGAGGTGGTGCACCACGGTCACCACGTCCCCCGCGGTGCCCGGGCGACCGCGGGCGAGGCACCGGGGAGACGTGCCAGGATCGAGCCATGCACCTTCTCGAGCACGACGTCTGGGTGATGGACCAGGTCACCGGTTTCCTCGGCAACGACTTCGTCATCCACGCCGCGGACGGTCAGGAGATCGGACGGATCCGCACCGGCGGGAGCGCGCTCGGGCGGATGCTCATGGGCAGCCGCGAGCTGACCGTGATCGACCGTGACGAGACCCCGCTGCTGCGGCTGCAGGACAGCATGACCCTCGGGCGCGAGCGCATGGTGATGACCGACGGCACCGGTGGGCCGCTGGCGCAGCTGGTCAAGCGGTTCTCGCTGTTCAAGACCCGGTTCACGGTGGACTTCGACGGGCAGCCGCTCGACCTGACCGGCAGCGTCTGGGGCTTCGACTTCACCATGTCCGGCCCGCGCGGCCAGATGGCGACGGTCGCCCGCAGCTGGTCCGGCGTCACCCGGGCGCTGCTCGGCCGCAGCAGGTATGTCGTGCACCTCACGCCCGAGCTGGCGGCCAGGGAGCGCCTCGTCGTGCTGGGCACGGTCATCGCCCTTGACCTGGTCCGGGCCAAGCAGCACCGCTCCTCCGCCGGGTAGGCCGCGCGCGAGGACCTTCACCGCGGTGGCTGCGCCCGCGCCCACCCGACCCCCATCCACACCATCTCCTCCAGCAGGTGGTCGTCCGCCCCGACGTCCTCGCTGCGCACCCACTCCCGCATCGGACGGCCGCGCATCTCCATGGGGGCGATGCCCTCGCGGGCGCACAGCTCGCGCGCCATCGCCTCCTCGATGTGGATCATCACCCCCTGGTCCCCCGTGGCCGCGACCGCCATGCGCCCGTCGACGAGGAAGGCCAGGCCGCCGAACATCGCCTTCTCGGTAACCCCCGGCTCCCCCGCGAGCAGGTCGCGGATGCGCTGCGCCAGCGCCTCGTCATAGGCCACCTCAGGTCCACTCCGCGGGCGGCGCCCAGTCCGGCGGCGGGTCCTCACCCACCCGGCCGTCGACCGCCTCGCGCAGCAGGTCGGCGTGGCCGGTGTGCCGGGCATACTCCTCGAGGATGTCGAAGAACATCCGGCGCAGGCTCATGTCGACGCCCCACTGCTTGCCCCACTCGATGATGTGGTCCAGGCCGTGCTCCTCGATGTATGCCCGCTGCCGGGCCCGCGTCGCGGCCACGGCCTCGACATACCCCGAGTAGAGCTGCTCGGGGCTGTCGTCCGCGGCGCTGGTGAAGTCCCAGTCGGGCTGGGCCTCCCAGTCGACGTCGGTCCACGGGCTGCCGGGCGAGGAGCCGTCCATCCGCCAGGTCCCGGCCGTCACCTCGACGCCGGTGAGGTGCTTGAGCAGCCCACCGAGGGTGAGGGAGGTGGCTCCCACGCGGGCGCGCAGCCCTTCGGCGTCGAGGCCCTCGGCCTTCCACCAGAACGTCATGCGCTGCCGGTCCAGCGCGCCGAGGAGGTGGCCGATCTCGTCGCCCGCGACCGGGGGCTCCCAGGGAGGTGCATCGCTCATGACAGGACAGTAGTGCCCGCGGCGGACAGGCGGTGTCCGCCGCGGGCACCCCGCGGTGTCAGGGCAGGGTCAGGCGACCATGCCGTGCGGGTCGATGACGTACTTCGTCGCCGCGCCCTGGTCGAACTCGGCGTAGCCGCGCGGCGCGTCGTCCAGGCTGATCGTCTGGGCGTTGACGGCCTTCGCGATCTGCGCGCGGTCGTGCAGGATCATGTTCATCAGCTGCCGGTTGTAGCGCTTGACCGGGCACTGGCCGGTCGTGAAGTGCTGCGACTTGGCCCACCCGAGCCCCAGCCGGACCCCGAGGGTGCCCTGCTTGGCGGCGTCGTCCACGGCGCCCGGATCCCCGGTGACGTAGAGGCCCGGTATGCCGATCCCGCCGGCCGCGCGCGTCACCGCCATCGCGTCGTTGAGCACCGTGGCCGGGGCCTCCTCGGCGCCCTCGCCGTGGCCCCGGGCCTCGAAGCCGACCGCGTCGACCGCGGCGTCGACCTCACGTTCGCCGACCGCCGCCTCGATCTTGTCGACCAGCTCGCCGCCGGTGCTCAGGTCGATCCCGACGCAGCCGAAGCTCTCGGCCTGCGCGATCCGGTCGGTGTTCATGTCGCCCACCATGACGACGGCCGCACCGAGCAGCTGGGCGGCGTGCGCGGCGGCGAGGCCCACCGGACCGGCGCCCGCGACATACACCGTCGAGCCCGTCGTCACGCCGGCCGTATAGGCGCCGTGGTAACCGGTCGGGAAGATGTCGGACAGCATCGTGAGGTCGAGGATCTTCTCCAGCGCCTGCTCCCGGTCGGGGAACTTCAGCAGGTTGAAGTCGGCGTAGGGGATCATGACGT encodes the following:
- a CDS encoding thioesterase family protein, whose protein sequence is MGASPGRSGCRGAGRTRRWPRGYAADLTDGWAVGGGLNGGYLLAVIGNALRSANPTKPDPISMSAYYLSASVAGPATVQTRTVREGRSTTTVAADLVQGEEVRITALATYGDLCRLTDEVATTADELVLPPPEECVPNTMAPEELRRFAPLMDRFEMLFDPAYAGWAVGEPSGRGALQAWFRLKEGREPDPVSLLTVVDALPPVTFDLGRTGWAPSMELTAHVRAVPAPGWLRVRHATRTMAGGMFEEDCEVWDSAGRLVAQSRQFARVPR
- a CDS encoding LURP-one-related/scramblase family protein, which produces MHLLEHDVWVMDQVTGFLGNDFVIHAADGQEIGRIRTGGSALGRMLMGSRELTVIDRDETPLLRLQDSMTLGRERMVMTDGTGGPLAQLVKRFSLFKTRFTVDFDGQPLDLTGSVWGFDFTMSGPRGQMATVARSWSGVTRALLGRSRYVVHLTPELAARERLVVLGTVIALDLVRAKQHRSSAG
- a CDS encoding acyl-CoA thioesterase, whose amino-acid sequence is MTPAGKAPEESRLTLSQIMGATDTNLLGTVHGGVLMRLADSLAGVVTARHSGGPTVTVAIDEMVFVTPVQVGDVLHLHSQVNWAGTSSMEAGVRLMADRWDRTDPPIHVASAYLVFVAVDEEGSSRQVPPLLPQTEEERRRFREAEIRRSHRLARRDAIVSSRAIDPEPAQG
- a CDS encoding TfoX/Sxy family protein, whose protein sequence is MAYDEALAQRIRDLLAGEPGVTEKAMFGGLAFLVDGRMAVAATGDQGVMIHIEEAMARELCAREGIAPMEMRGRPMREWVRSEDVGADDHLLEEMVWMGVGWARAQPPR
- the fdhA gene encoding formaldehyde dehydrogenase, glutathione-independent, with translation MAQGNRVVVYTGPGEVAVETVDYPKLEIPAEVADHFGIAKAAPHAAILKLVTTNICGSDQHMVRGRTTAPKGQSLGHEITGEVVEKGDDVLFVDEGDICSVPFNIACGRCRMCHEGHTGVCLNVNPARAGAAYGYVDMGGWVGGQAEYVMIPYADFNLLKFPDREQALEKILDLTMLSDIFPTGYHGAYTAGVTTGSTVYVAGAGPVGLAAAHAAQLLGAAVVMVGDMNTDRIAQAESFGCVGIDLSTGGELVDKIEAAVGEREVDAAVDAVGFEARGHGEGAEEAPATVLNDAMAVTRAAGGIGIPGLYVTGDPGAVDDAAKQGTLGVRLGLGWAKSQHFTTGQCPVKRYNRQLMNMILHDRAQIAKAVNAQTISLDDAPRGYAEFDQGAATKYVIDPHGMVA
- a CDS encoding homocysteine S-methyltransferase family protein gives rise to the protein MTDTHTPNDPTTTPAPGLVERLDEGPVICAEGFLFELERRGYLTAGEFVPEVALEFPDALRALHRDFQRAGSDIVEAFTYNGHREKMRVIGKEELLEPLNRAALQIARSVADELPGNLVAGNISNSNLWDPSDPDAQREVRSMFEEMVGWAVEEGADLIVGETFYYAGEAQAALEIAKASGLPVVLTVAPMAGEQMRDDVGIVEVCQRLEQGGADVVGMNCFRGPATMLPWLRQIREAVSCHVAALPVPYRTTDAEPTFFNLTDDNGVMVPSPHGRTFPTALDPLSCNRYEVGAFAAEAYALGINYLGVCCGASPMLLRQVAEAVGLTTEASRFSENMQNHFMYGDNVRLPEHIKALGGTA
- a CDS encoding DUF664 domain-containing protein, whose protein sequence is MSDAPPWEPPVAGDEIGHLLGALDRQRMTFWWKAEGLDAEGLRARVGATSLTLGGLLKHLTGVEVTAGTWRMDGSSPGSPWTDVDWEAQPDWDFTSAADDSPEQLYSGYVEAVAATRARQRAYIEEHGLDHIIEWGKQWGVDMSLRRMFFDILEEYARHTGHADLLREAVDGRVGEDPPPDWAPPAEWT
- the cobA gene encoding uroporphyrinogen-III C-methyltransferase, with product MLGLSLGGRRVVVIGGGAVTVRRVRDLLAEGAVVEVVAPQVAPELSAWAERGEITWTPRRYAGAPDLAGAFLVHTATGDPDTDRRVAADAEAAQTFCVNAGDAAAGSAQVPARAVVPTPTGEVRIAVHAGGDPARAASVRTGLEEHLTSGVVNLRGRRPHGGWVALVGAGPGDEQLLTRRAATLLAAADVVVTDRLVPRALLARLPESTRVVDVGKSPHHHPVPQHEINRILVEEALRGRGVVRLKGGDPYVLGRGGEERAACEAMGLSVEVVPGITSAVSVPAAAGIPVTHRGLARGFTVVTGHEELPGLPTGGDHTLVVLMGVAGLREIAARLVGAGRPASCPVGIVENGWTPQQRVTLGTLADIADRAERVGVASPAVVVVGDVVTLAHGWPARAEGAGAVA